A single genomic interval of Camelina sativa cultivar DH55 chromosome 11, Cs, whole genome shotgun sequence harbors:
- the LOC109127341 gene encoding FBD-associated F-box protein At5g38590-like, producing MLVKILSFLPTKEAVSTCVLSNRWEFLWMWLSKLEFNSQSDPRPGLGDFLDKKLPLHRAPVIESLCYHVTCNSHIKPKNVKQWIEITISRCVRELEIDYYPNGEKVFIFLSSLFTCKSLVTLKLQHINHTDVPYMVCFHALKTLQLDAVSFVDGTSLQDMVATTLVCDKYSIKYLKLEDWNEEEHYCLIKNMPKLREAYVVSLNPKSLMGSITFVKRLTICSEPIPTTWTLSLSLLPVATAPVVGNALIPPPTPSSDQSPSTSSPAVDLNPASSSSSSPQPSRGVKWSVHRPSG from the exons ATGCTGGTGAAGATATTATCATTTCTTCCGACAAAAGAAGCTGTATCAACTTGTGTTTTGTCTAATCGATGGGAGTTTCTTTGGATGTGGTTGTCTAAACTCGAGTTCAATTCTCAGTCGGATCCAAGGCCTGGACTTGGGGATTTTTTAGACAAGAAGTTGCCATTACATAGAGCTCCCGTCATAGAAAGCTTGTGTTACCACGTAACTTGTAATTCACATATTAAACCTAAAAATGTGAAACAGTGGATTGAAATCACAATTTCTCGCTGTGTACGTGAGCTGGAAATTGATTATTATCCCAATGGTGAAAAAGTCTTCATATTTCTCAGTAGCTTGTTTACCTGCAAATCGCTCGTGACCTTGAAACTCCAACACATAAATCACACGGATGTTCCCTATATGGTTTGTTTTCACGCTCTTAAAACTTTGCAACTTGACGCTGTGTCATTCGTAGATGGAACATCTCTTCAGGATATGGTGGCTACGACGCT GGTATGTGATAAATACTCCATCAAGTATTTGAAACTTGAAGACTGGAATGAAGAGGAACATTACTGTTTGATTAAGAATATGCCTAAGCTGAGGGAAGCATATGTCGTGTCCCTTAATCCCAAGAGTCTTATGGGATCAATCACATTTGTCAAGCGTCTAACAATATGTTCAGAG CCGATCCCGACCACCTGGACACTGTCGCTATCGCTGCTTCCTGTCGCCACCGCACCAGTCGTAGGGAACGCTCTGATTCCTCCACCGACTCCCAGCTCCGATCAATCACCGTCAACCTCATCACCAGCCGTCGACTTGAATcctgcttcctcctcctcatcgaGTCCACAACCATCTAGAGGTGTCAAATGGTCCGTCCATAGACCATCTGGGTGA